The genomic region aaattcagaattttgcATTCACGCATTGGTTTACAAAATGAGAAAGCAAAAATTGTCGTGATGGCTTGTGTGCATCtgcataattttatgaagaGAAATGAAAGAACTACTGATGGAGTTTTGAACGAAATGCAACAAAATATACCGCAGATCGCTCTAAATGTAGAACCAAGTGTAATTAGAAATGagctaaaatgttattttctatcGGAACAAGGTCAGCTTCCTTggcaatatcaaatataatgtttgaaagaaataaaatatgattattcaaataattgttttatttaggaaTCAGAAACatgtatcaataattttaagcttttattaaaataaaataatttaaccgaaaatataaacatttattttagttttaagtaaaggcATTGCGTTTTTcgtcattttaatatgtaaccttattttaatctattacactattttcggttaaattatttggttaaattattttccaagacTTGTAACAGACTGTCACTTGTATTGACATCTGGGCTATTTTGCATTTCATAGTCTGATTGAACAGAGTAAGAGCGCGAAGTTGAGGGCGACGGTGACATTGCTAACGTTGTAGGTTGGCCGGTGAAGTATCCTGGACGAACATTTTGATAACGAAGAGGCTGAGTAGTATTACTAGTATCAAAATTCATCGAACCCATTCTCATTTCTGCTTCATAGATAATATTCTGGATTTGATGTTGTACTGTACACATCGTGTAATGATCCATCTTCCTCAACTTGCTACTTATATAGTCTGCAAATATAGCAGCATCATCGCGTTGCCTTGCATTAGACGTGATCTCCCTCAGTAATTGCAAAGCTTCATCAACTTCAGGTTCTCTCTCTATATTTCGCTTTCGTGAAGTCCTTGTCGAAGGTAGCGTAGTCTGGGGAGTGATATTATCTTGAgaagactgaaaataaaaaggaaatcttataaataattgcaaacaagcttcaatactatattttgaatatatcctatcagtatgtaaatattaaataaaaaccaagcttataaacataacatgtatgtatagtgtatacaaataattatgtaagtttaagcTACATTTACtcagtaaataattgatattatttctttatatattttttttcatcttacatatcatacttcatacttcatactaatatatactaatattataaatgcgaaagtgtgtttgttggtttgtccttgaaTCACGCCGCAACAGAGCTACGGATCGACATGATTTTTTGCATGGGGATAGTTAAGGTCctggagagtgacataggctactttttatcccggaaaatcaaagagttcccaagggattttaaaaacttaatccacgcgaacgaagtcgcgggcatcagctagttggCCATATATCACGTCCTCAAGTATTGCAAATGTCTCACCAGTAACCCTGTACACTCTTCACGAGCGCTTATTCCCGAATACTTCGCTTTCGGTAAGTGTTATGCCGACTACATAAGGTCAAAAACGAGAGTATGCTCGCCCGCGCTCCGTGGTATTATGTATTGTTACCGGGTTgtaggtagtaggtatctaaaatattaatacgcgaagcaaaaactttgtacctacccctattaacgaaaatattgcataatgaaatatgtattttaaatttattatggtcgACCAACTAGTCTACTTAGGTAATTATAAGAATTTGATGGGTACTTACACTAGGTGTGTGGCTGTTCAGAGTCGGTACCGGTGcattcttgtcattaagaaatgatAACGCCTTATAAGCAAACCATTTCGGCAATTGAACATCATCCCGTCCAGATCCACTCCTTTTAGATTCTTCAAATTTGCGTTTTTCTCGAAAATAATGGCTAGATAAATTCTTCAGTTTTCTCTCAATTTCTGTTGATGCTATGTTGAACACAGAAGCAATATCCCTAACAGCATCGTTTCTTTTGTTGCGATTCTTGAAATCCATATGCCTTGGGTTCCACAATAGTTCATTTTCTTGAtacttttctattaataaaagtacagcACTATCATCCCAGTTAAATTCtgtcattttgttatttaaatgaatacgaCAACACTACCACTCCGTATCGAAGCCGCAAGCAAACTGCCGCCGGCACCAAAAGCCGCGCGTGCCGCAGGTAAAAGATGCATGAGCCGGCGGCATGGCCGGCGGCCCGGCCGCCGGCCATGCCGCCGGCCGTGCCGCCGGGCATGTGTGGATGCGCCATAACAATACCTATTATGCATGTGTTGCGTCGGACCCTGGGAAATCCAATCCAATGAATACATAGATTAATAGTTGTCTACAAACAGGAGTTTACAATTAGGGTacaatcaatattattattgtgtattttcatttacaaaataaGATATTCAACTACTGCAATTAGCAACGAAAAGCGCAGCAGACGGCACGGTTGTCAGTTCACTTGGATGCTGGAGAAAACGGAAAATCAGTGCAGAGCATAATGTTGAGTTTGCGGCCAATTGCCATATTGTTATTACTGtaatactgttttttgttacaccatatttaacataataactAAGCATGGAAATAAAGTGATTTATATCATTACTAGTTACAtgtggtaataataaaaatctttgaaCCATCAACCAATGTCAATCTAGAACGTTGACgaagagtaattttttttctttattctttcccgtAGGAAAATGGCAAAGGCTTATCTCCGTTCAGCCAAATGACGTTTAGTAAGTGACGGCTGCGCTCGAAAATCAACGTTT from Pararge aegeria chromosome 26, ilParAegt1.1, whole genome shotgun sequence harbors:
- the LOC120635202 gene encoding uncharacterized protein LOC120635202 — its product is MTEFNWDDSAVLLLIEKYQENELLWNPRHMDFKNRNKRNDAVRDIASVFNIASTEIERKLKNLSSHYFREKRKFEESKRSGSGRDDVQLPKWFAYKALSFLNDKNAPVPTLNSHTPSSSQDNITPQTTLPSTRTSRKRNIEREPEVDEALQLLREITSNARQRDDAAIFADYISSKLRKMDHYTMCTVQHQIQNIIYEAEMRMGSMNFDTSNTTQPLRYQNVRPGYFTGQPTTLAMSPSPSTSRSYSVQSDYEMQNSPDVNTSDSLLQVLENNLTK